AAATGAGTCGTTAAGCGGAATTTCTTCATAATTAAATATTAATAAATAATAAAACTCATTGATTAATTCCCGATTATTAAATTTTAAAATTTTCTTTTTTCAATTCCGATAGAGAAATTTAACAACACTAGCTTCTTGATATTTGAATTTCCCCTTATGTGTAACAGTAATAATAAACATCAGATGTTCGTGGTCATTAAATTCATTATAAATTTGATTGTTTGGGGTCGTAACAATATTTTCAAATAGAGTGAAATCATTGTCTTTATTTTTTACTCTCCATTCTTTGATTTCTTTGCCAATTTTTAACATTTTAATAGTAAGCATTGTAATTATTATTAAGAGAACAAAGGCTGTTAAAACGCCTAATTCGGGCACCATTAAGGAAATCAATCTATAGTAAAAATCTTTATAGCCTCAGTGTATTTGGGTTAAAAATGCAATGTCATCAATAAAAGCCACAGAAAAAATAATAAGGAATGATATAAAAAATATTAAAATTAAATTTTGTTTTTAAAATAAAGATCAAAAAATGTTTCGTTAACCTTTACTTTGTTTTTTACAAATACTCGAGAAACGCCTTTTTTAAGAATAATTTCTCTTCAAGTATATGAAAATACTGTAATATAAATTATGAAAAAAGCATTACCTAAAATAAAGGAAAAAAGCCCGGAAACAACGTTAGCGATTTCACTATTGAATCTCATTGTTAATAATATCCTTAATTAAATTTACGTAACATTGTGGGTCATAAGCGACATTATTAATTTTGATTTCCGGATAATCCAAAAGCAAAAAATAAATAAATTCAACTTTATCTAATTGACCATCCTTATTGAACAAATTTTTAACTTTTGATAATTTCGTTATTGCGAAAACTTTTTGTAAATTACGATTTCATGTTAATTTAATGTCAAAATCTAGGCTTAAAACAATGTTTTTAAATTCGGGATAATTCTCAGGCTCTTGTATTGTCTGGTCAACCAACACATCTTTATTTTCTTTATTTCATTGTTTAACTTGCGATTTTATTTGAATATTATTTTTGAATAATGTAACTATCCCTTTTATACCAAGTATAGATGCCAAAAACGGAAGTATTAATAAGATTGTTTGTTCGTCAATCACGTTAATTTTTTGGGTAATAATAACAACTATTTGAATAATAATATAACTTAAATTAAATAAGGTGTAATAAACAATCAATATATAGCCTAAAATAAAAGCATTTTTTATGTCTTTATTAAATCGATTAAATACATATTCTGGAATTTTTACTTTCGAAAGTAAATATGTTTTAGATTGAAGTTTATGATTTTTTATATGATCAAGATACTTGTTTTTCTTAGGAATTAAGTAAACTTCCAAAACTAACGATTATTGTTAAACTTATTGCTATGTAAACAATTGAAACAATTAAATAAGTGGTCATTTCACCCCCTTGTTTTATATTCCAATCAACTTTATTGAACAAAACCAAAAGCAATAATTGTTGGTATTGTGTTAAATTTTATTTAAAAATTTCTTTGTTTTGATAATATTGTGAACATGTCGAATATATTCAAATTATAAAGGTTAATTGACGAATATAGACGATTTTCATTTTAATTTGGCACAAATTATATTTGTTTAATGTTTAACATTGATATTTCATCTATTAATTGAATATAGTGCTCATAAGTGTAATATGAACTATTTATTTTAGTTTTATCATAGTCGAAAAGCAAAAAATAAATCAACTCATCGGAATCTAAATTTCCATTGTTATAGAAAGATTTTGTTTCTTTAGTGTATTTTATTTTAACAAAATTCTCAATATGATTTATTACAGTTGAAAAACCTAAAGTGAATGTTTCATTAAGTATAACGTTTTTAAAACGCTCATAATCATCGAGGTCTATTTTTTTGTTACGTTCAATTTCAATATAATTATTTTGATTATTTCAAATATCAATCTGTTTTTTAACCATGAATCCTTTATATATTAAGGAAATTAGAGTTCAAAGAATATAAATCAATAGGAAAATAGGAAGAGATATTAAAATTATTTCTAATTCAAATCAATAAAATTTGAGTTTGAATTTAAAATAAAGAGCAAACTCTGCTGCAATAAATCCTATAAGCAAAAGAACCAAACAGCAAAGAGAAATAAATAAAAACTTTAAAATCTTATGAATGTTTTGACCAAATAAATTAAAAACATTTGTGGGTAATTTAATTTTACCCAATAAGTAA
This genomic interval from Mycoplasma miroungigenitalium contains the following:
- a CDS encoding MAG0920 family protein; the protein is MILIFFISFLIIFSVAFIDDIAFLTQIHWGYKDFYYRLISLMVPELGVLTAFVLLIIITMLTIKMLKIGKEIKEWRVKNKDNDFTLFENIVTTPNNQIYNEFNDHEHLMFIITVTHKGKFKYQEASVVKFLYRNWKKKILKFNNRELINEFYYLLIFNYEEIPLNDSFYKINDYAFIFQNKDLLLDEKN
- a CDS encoding MAG0920 family protein — translated: MWAFYSLVIFYAILTTILWFVFKFRLLSKTKYDISYINFNRLKAKSYLLGKIKLPTNVFNLFGQNIHKILKFLFISLCCLVLLLIGFIAAEFALYFKFKLKFYWFELEIILISLPIFLLIYILWTLISLIYKGFMVKKQIDIWNNQNNYIEIERNKKIDLDDYERFKNVILNETFTLGFSTVINHIENFVKIKYTKETKSFYNNGNLDSDELIYFLLFDYDKTKINSSYYTYEHYIQLIDEISMLNIKQI